In Panacibacter ginsenosidivorans, the following proteins share a genomic window:
- a CDS encoding HYC_CC_PP family protein: MKKLALIFIIVVYMLSIAGMAVNQFYCCGKLSSESLSFLGSKQKENNDASDCCKTTHQYFKIKDAHISSDHITSPEKYFTVIQTTFPLFEFTAPVILQAVSANNVNAPPLLAGNPIYIFNCTYRI; encoded by the coding sequence ATGAAAAAACTTGCTCTCATATTCATAATTGTAGTTTACATGCTTTCAATTGCTGGCATGGCTGTAAACCAGTTTTATTGTTGTGGCAAGTTATCTTCTGAGAGCTTATCGTTTCTCGGGAGTAAGCAAAAAGAAAACAATGATGCATCAGACTGTTGTAAAACCACCCATCAATATTTTAAGATAAAGGATGCACACATTTCTTCCGATCACATCACATCTCCCGAAAAATATTTTACTGTTATTCAAACAACGTTTCCTCTATTTGAGTTTACTGCACCTGTTATATTGCAGGCTGTATCTGCAAATAATGTTAATGCCCCTCCTTTATTAGCAGGCAATCCGATTTATATTTTCAACTGCACCTATAGAATTTAA
- a CDS encoding heavy metal-binding domain-containing protein, with protein sequence MKHVIVLLIILTASVSSYAQQKDTTAKKESDSIVIYTCGMHPEVKANKPGRCPDCGMGLIAKKIKVEAKKTYTCTMHPEVISDKPGKCSKCGMDLVEKKITDNKTPM encoded by the coding sequence ATGAAACATGTAATCGTCTTATTAATCATTTTAACAGCATCAGTTTCTTCTTATGCGCAACAAAAAGATACGACAGCAAAAAAAGAATCAGACAGCATTGTAATCTATACCTGTGGTATGCATCCTGAAGTAAAAGCAAACAAACCCGGCAGATGTCCTGATTGCGGTATGGGATTGATAGCAAAGAAAATAAAAGTGGAGGCAAAAAAGACTTACACCTGCACGATGCATCCTGAAGTGATAAGCGACAAGCCGGGTAAATGTTCAAAATGTGGAATGGATCTGGTGGAGAAAAAAATAACTGATAATAAAACTCCGATGTAA
- a CDS encoding efflux RND transporter periplasmic adaptor subunit: MKKNDLKYFETSNGNAIHRPLRPTLVLLILCAAFFSVLLLSSCKQKKQTTASAVNKDVYYTCSMHPQVHEDHPGNCPICGMKLIAVPKTGTSETTQIHLSAEQIRLGNIQVDTIRNGSIGDKMTLTGTLNFNQDKLSSVSARVEGRIERLYFKNIGDYVHKGDKLYDLYSEQLNNAKQEYITALQQENSIGNSIINYHALVESAKNKLMLWGMTNEQISQLVQDKQTSTLTSFYSNEAGYITTLNVKEGDYVMDGGTVVQLANLSTLWAEAQVYTTQMSTLNKSEDVNVQIPDLNNQNINGKIDFVNPEINPDTRISVMRVTIPNISNQLHPGMPVYIIVNNKEHNSITLPVDAVLTDSKGSTVWVQTHANVYEIRMVQTGINDGNAVEIISGLKTGDIVVTEGAYLINSEYIFEHGANPMAGMDMSNMKM, translated from the coding sequence ATGAAGAAAAATGATTTAAAATATTTTGAAACAAGCAACGGGAATGCTATTCATCGTCCCTTGCGTCCCACACTTGTACTGTTGATTCTTTGTGCAGCTTTTTTTTCAGTATTACTTTTATCATCCTGCAAACAAAAAAAGCAAACAACAGCTTCAGCGGTTAATAAAGATGTTTATTATACCTGCAGCATGCATCCGCAGGTACATGAAGATCATCCGGGCAATTGCCCCATCTGTGGCATGAAATTAATCGCAGTACCAAAAACAGGCACAAGTGAAACAACACAAATTCATTTAAGCGCCGAACAAATAAGACTTGGTAACATTCAGGTTGATACTATCAGGAACGGAAGCATTGGAGATAAAATGACACTTACAGGCACATTGAATTTTAACCAGGATAAACTTTCATCCGTCAGTGCAAGAGTGGAAGGAAGAATTGAAAGATTATATTTTAAAAACATTGGCGACTATGTGCATAAAGGAGATAAGCTTTATGATCTCTACAGTGAACAACTCAACAACGCAAAACAGGAATATATAACAGCTTTGCAGCAGGAAAATTCCATTGGGAATTCAATTATCAATTATCATGCATTAGTTGAAAGCGCCAAAAATAAATTGATGTTATGGGGAATGACAAATGAGCAAATCAGTCAGCTTGTTCAAGATAAGCAAACCTCAACACTTACCTCTTTTTACAGCAACGAAGCAGGATATATTACAACACTGAATGTAAAAGAAGGGGATTATGTAATGGACGGTGGCACAGTTGTACAGCTTGCAAATCTTTCCACACTTTGGGCAGAAGCACAGGTATATACTACTCAAATGTCCACACTTAATAAAAGTGAAGATGTGAATGTGCAAATACCTGATTTGAATAATCAGAACATCAATGGTAAAATTGATTTTGTGAATCCCGAAATCAATCCTGATACACGTATTAGTGTAATGCGTGTTACTATTCCAAACATCAGTAATCAACTGCATCCGGGTATGCCGGTTTATATTATTGTAAACAATAAGGAGCATAATTCCATTACACTTCCTGTTGATGCAGTCTTAACAGACAGCAAAGGCTCAACAGTTTGGGTGCAAACTCATGCAAATGTTTATGAAATACGAATGGTGCAAACAGGTATCAATGACGGCAATGCGGTTGAGATAATTTCGGGATTAAAAACAGGTGATATAGTAGTTACAGAAGGGGCGTATTTAATAAACAGCGAATATATCTTTGAACATGGCGCTAATCCGATGGCAGGAATGGATATGAGCAATATGAAAATGTAA
- a CDS encoding DUF3347 domain-containing protein, with protein sequence MKSKIHRHKSSSIFTICKKIFFAVVIFSTLFIQKTFAQDNQSQPSQLLTSYYGIKDALTAGNADAASASATAFLKAINSVDSKVIAQDKLAALQKDAGAIEQMKDIKHQREHFAGLSANMLAVAKSAKLSAQPVYALYCPMKKSYWLSSDRTVKNPYFGSAMLSCGSITETLNQ encoded by the coding sequence ATGAAATCGAAGATTCACAGGCACAAAAGCTCATCAATTTTTACCATTTGCAAAAAGATATTTTTTGCAGTTGTCATATTCTCTACTTTATTTATACAAAAAACATTCGCGCAGGATAATCAATCACAGCCCTCTCAATTACTCACTTCATATTACGGTATTAAAGACGCTTTAACTGCCGGTAATGCTGATGCTGCTTCAGCAAGCGCAACAGCCTTTTTAAAAGCTATTAATAGCGTCGATAGTAAAGTAATCGCTCAGGACAAACTTGCAGCCTTACAAAAAGATGCGGGTGCAATCGAGCAGATGAAAGATATCAAACATCAGCGCGAACATTTTGCAGGCTTATCAGCAAACATGCTTGCCGTGGCAAAGTCAGCGAAGCTTTCAGCACAACCGGTGTATGCATTATATTGTCCTATGAAAAAGTCTTATTGGCTAAGCAGTGATAGGACAGTCAAAAACCCATATTTCGGCAGTGCCATGCTTAGTTGTGGAAGCATAACTGAAACACTCAATCAGTAA
- a CDS encoding TolC family protein, producing MKTGFIIILCLLYEVSSAQTLKLQDILDSIQLSYPSLKMYDAEIQSLDAAAKGARSWMSPQVSTGLWMVPYNVNLWKRDGAGNTGMGQYMISAEQMFPNKKLNDANEAYMKAMSSVEKENKQATLNELFAAAKNNYYEWIIIERKLSVLSEGGKLLQFMITNAETRYKNGLGKISAYYKAKASQGDIENMRVEFENEIVQKKIAINTLMNRDKLIDFSVDTNYAMSDYSSTVFDSSLFYASRSDLKAIDKNIALTYLQQNVEKANQKPQFGVRYDHMFGFGGFPMQYTLMGMMKVPINWSTRMNKANIESLKWKAESLENQKVSIANEYSGMAYQMQQNIITKKKQIALFEKNIIPALRKNYESMLLGYEQNTEELFELYDAWETLNNMQLEYLDQLQQLLSMQTDLEKLQEIK from the coding sequence ATGAAAACAGGTTTTATAATTATACTGTGTTTGTTATATGAAGTATCATCAGCACAAACTTTAAAGCTGCAGGATATTCTTGACAGCATTCAACTTTCTTATCCATCGCTTAAAATGTATGATGCAGAAATTCAATCACTCGATGCAGCGGCAAAAGGTGCAAGAAGCTGGATGTCGCCGCAAGTTTCAACAGGATTGTGGATGGTGCCTTATAATGTAAATCTCTGGAAGAGAGACGGAGCGGGTAATACAGGCATGGGACAATATATGATTAGCGCCGAGCAAATGTTTCCCAACAAAAAATTAAATGATGCCAATGAAGCATATATGAAAGCCATGTCATCCGTTGAAAAGGAAAATAAACAGGCAACATTAAATGAATTATTTGCTGCGGCAAAGAACAATTATTATGAATGGATCATTATCGAAAGAAAATTATCAGTGCTTTCAGAAGGCGGGAAACTCTTACAATTTATGATCACCAATGCAGAAACAAGGTATAAGAATGGTTTAGGAAAAATAAGTGCATATTATAAAGCAAAAGCATCACAGGGAGATATTGAAAATATGCGTGTGGAATTTGAAAATGAGATAGTGCAAAAAAAAATTGCAATAAATACACTGATGAACCGTGATAAATTAATTGATTTTTCTGTGGATACAAATTATGCAATGAGCGACTACTCAAGCACTGTATTTGACAGCAGTTTGTTTTATGCCAGCCGTAGCGATTTAAAAGCAATAGACAAAAATATAGCGCTTACCTACCTGCAACAAAATGTAGAGAAAGCAAATCAAAAACCGCAGTTTGGTGTAAGATATGATCACATGTTTGGCTTTGGCGGCTTCCCCATGCAATATACGCTGATGGGAATGATGAAGGTACCAATCAACTGGTCAACAAGAATGAATAAGGCAAATATTGAAAGTTTAAAATGGAAAGCTGAGTCGCTTGAAAATCAAAAAGTATCAATTGCAAATGAATATTCAGGAATGGCTTATCAAATGCAGCAAAATATTATCACAAAGAAAAAGCAGATAGCATTGTTTGAGAAAAACATTATCCCCGCGCTAAGAAAAAATTATGAAAGTATGTTGCTGGGATATGAACAAAATACAGAGGAGTTATTCGAACTCTATGATGCCTGGGAAACACTCAACAATATGCAGCTCGAATACCTTGATCAATTGCAACAGTTATTAAGCATGCAAACTGATCTTGAAAAATTACAGGAAATAAAATAG
- a CDS encoding heme-binding domain-containing protein — MKRIKKISLVLLVLLIAIQFLHPARNESLQQLPTDIATNYKVPDSVFRILKTACYDCHSNNTRYPWYSNIQPMAWMMANHISNGKEELNFSEFGGYSIRRQTSKFKSIADQVKDDAMPLWSYELMHKDANLSDDEKKLIMNWAQILEDSLSANN; from the coding sequence ATGAAACGCATAAAAAAAATATCACTGGTCTTATTGGTCTTGCTTATTGCAATTCAGTTTTTACATCCTGCACGTAATGAAAGTTTGCAACAACTGCCAACAGATATTGCAACAAATTACAAAGTTCCTGATAGCGTGTTTAGGATTTTAAAAACCGCTTGTTATGATTGCCACAGCAATAACACAAGATACCCGTGGTACTCAAATATTCAACCAATGGCATGGATGATGGCAAACCACATCAGCAACGGAAAAGAAGAACTTAATTTTAGCGAGTTTGGTGGTTACAGCATTCGCAGGCAAACGAGCAAATTTAAAAGTATTGCAGACCAGGTTAAAGATGATGCAATGCCATTGTGGTCGTATGAATTGATGCACAAAGACGCAAACTTATCTGATGATGAAAAAAAATTAATAATGAACTGGGCGCAAATCCTAGAGGACAGTTTATCTGCAAACAATTAA
- a CDS encoding efflux RND transporter periplasmic adaptor subunit, which translates to MKKILWIYSLVITALLVQACSSKQIKEEKTAASSEDLYTCSMHPQILEHHPGNCPICGMTLIKKNAAPVALNNIELESLLKPANEFVVSSLTVTTAEEKNMNIPVKVYGTVEYDTRAAGSISARVSGRIEKLYLRYRYQQVEEGQKIMDIYSPELLTAQQNLLFLLKSDADNISFIDAAKQKLLLLGMSETELNKVVQTGKPLFTVSVYSNYSGHVHDAGMNNDVASSDMKNNASLTEELYLKEGMYVQKGQTLFMIMNHHQVWAALQIFPNEQSLVKKGDTVHILPETDTTAVINGEIDFIEPFFRGNSKTLTVRVYFHNMNMLPIGSHVTANIYSYTVHGLWLPVSAVLSLGANEIAFKKEDGGFAAHKITTGIRLNNYVQILSGLNITDTVAANAQYLVDSESFIKISSK; encoded by the coding sequence ATGAAGAAAATATTGTGGATATACTCTTTAGTTATAACAGCTTTGCTTGTGCAGGCATGCAGCAGTAAACAAATCAAAGAGGAAAAAACTGCAGCATCATCAGAAGATTTGTACACCTGTTCCATGCATCCGCAGATACTCGAACATCATCCAGGCAATTGCCCTATCTGCGGAATGACGCTTATTAAAAAGAATGCAGCACCTGTCGCTCTCAATAATATTGAACTTGAATCTTTATTGAAACCTGCAAATGAATTTGTAGTGTCTTCGTTGACTGTAACAACAGCTGAGGAAAAAAATATGAACATTCCTGTAAAAGTTTACGGCACTGTTGAGTATGATACAAGAGCAGCAGGTTCAATTTCGGCAAGGGTTTCAGGTCGTATTGAAAAATTGTACCTGCGCTATCGTTACCAGCAGGTAGAAGAAGGACAAAAGATAATGGACATATACAGTCCTGAGTTACTTACTGCTCAACAAAATTTGCTATTCCTTTTAAAGAGTGATGCAGATAATATTTCGTTCATAGATGCTGCAAAACAAAAATTGTTATTGCTTGGTATGAGCGAAACAGAATTGAATAAAGTTGTACAAACCGGCAAACCACTATTTACCGTAAGTGTGTATAGTAATTACAGCGGCCATGTGCACGATGCGGGAATGAATAATGATGTTGCCAGCAGTGACATGAAAAATAATGCATCTCTTACGGAGGAGCTTTATCTCAAAGAAGGAATGTATGTGCAAAAAGGGCAAACATTATTTATGATTATGAACCATCACCAGGTTTGGGCTGCCTTGCAAATTTTTCCAAATGAACAATCGCTTGTAAAAAAAGGGGACACTGTACACATCCTTCCTGAAACAGATACAACCGCTGTAATAAATGGAGAGATAGATTTTATTGAACCGTTTTTTCGTGGCAACAGTAAAACACTTACGGTAAGGGTGTACTTTCATAACATGAATATGTTGCCCATCGGCAGTCATGTAACTGCAAATATTTATTCATATACTGTGCACGGGTTATGGCTTCCGGTTTCTGCCGTTCTCTCGCTTGGCGCAAATGAAATAGCTTTTAAAAAAGAAGATGGAGGATTTGCCGCGCATAAAATAACAACTGGTATTCGCTTAAATAACTATGTTCAAATTCTATCGGGGCTTAATATTACGGATACAGTTGCCGCAAATGCGCAATATTTGGTAGACAGTGAAAGCTTTATTAAAATCTCTTCAAAATAA
- a CDS encoding heavy metal-binding domain-containing protein: MKQAIAASMLLTATVFAACSSGSSSATTKDTAATSTTVTDTSKSMIASVKYTCKMHPEIISDTAGKCPKCGMDMVPMTDSMMKMSKDSMMK; this comes from the coding sequence ATGAAGCAAGCAATCGCAGCATCTATGCTTTTAACTGCAACAGTTTTTGCAGCCTGCAGCAGTGGCAGTTCTTCGGCAACAACAAAAGATACCGCTGCAACATCCACAACCGTAACTGACACTTCAAAATCAATGATTGCATCTGTAAAGTACACCTGCAAAATGCATCCTGAAATTATTAGCGATACTGCCGGTAAATGTCCAAAATGCGGAATGGACATGGTGCCAATGACCGACAGTATGATGAAGATGAGCAAAGACAGCATGATGAAATAG
- a CDS encoding DUF3347 domain-containing protein, whose product MKKYFAITLAIAVVALAACNSSNNNSTASQTDANKDTTAAVHQTQDTMPAGMNMNNTTTVSVKDVIAAYLQMKNAFTNDNTNDAATAGKNLQAAFINLDTKTLSADQQKTINDITDDAKEHAEHIGANGGNIAHQREHFDLLSKDMADLVKTLGTGGQTLYKDFCPMYNNKKGAYWLSETKEIKNPYLGKAMPACGVMKEEIKQ is encoded by the coding sequence ATGAAAAAGTATTTTGCGATAACATTAGCAATTGCTGTAGTAGCATTGGCAGCCTGTAACAGCAGTAATAATAATTCAACAGCCAGCCAAACCGATGCAAATAAAGATACCACAGCAGCAGTGCATCAAACGCAAGACACAATGCCTGCAGGCATGAACATGAACAATACAACAACTGTTTCTGTTAAGGATGTAATTGCTGCTTACCTTCAAATGAAAAATGCTTTTACCAATGATAATACAAACGATGCCGCCACAGCGGGAAAAAATTTGCAGGCTGCATTTATCAATTTAGATACAAAAACTTTGTCGGCAGACCAGCAAAAAACTATTAATGATATAACCGACGATGCAAAAGAACACGCAGAACATATTGGTGCAAATGGTGGAAACATTGCACATCAAAGAGAACATTTTGATCTGCTGAGCAAAGACATGGCAGACCTGGTAAAAACTTTGGGTACAGGCGGGCAAACGCTCTACAAAGATTTTTGCCCCATGTATAACAATAAGAAAGGTGCATACTGGCTTAGTGAAACAAAGGAAATAAAAAATCCGTACCTCGGTAAAGCAATGCCTGCGTGCGGTGTAATGAAAGAAGAAATAAAACAATAA
- a CDS encoding efflux RND transporter permease subunit: MVNRLIELSLRNRLIVVIVAMGLLGWGIYNIQRNPVDAIPDLSENQVIVFTEWMGQSPQIIEDQVTYPLVSNLQGVPKVKNIRGTSMFGMSFVYVVFDDDVDIYWARTRVLERLSYAQRLLPQGVTPTLGPDGTGVGHIFWYHLDAPKIDLGEQRALQDWYVKFALQTVPGVAEVASFGGFERQYQLVIDPVKLQFYNLSMMDIMNKVKANNNDVGGRKFEMSNMAYIIRGLGYIKNVGDIENIALGNNNGIPVRVKDIGTVQMGPDLRLGIFDANGEGEVVGGIVVMRYGENADKVISDVKKKMGDIQKGLPEGVGFKIDYDRSELIEAAIANIKDKLIEEISIVCIIVIVFLLHWRSALSIIIQIPITIAISFILLNAFGLSSNIMSLTGIALAIGVIVDNGIIMSENAYRNLSEWQNSNDPG; this comes from the coding sequence ATGGTTAACCGATTAATCGAACTCTCCCTGCGTAATAGGCTTATCGTGGTAATTGTTGCGATGGGCTTGTTGGGTTGGGGTATCTATAACATTCAGCGCAATCCTGTTGATGCGATTCCTGACCTGAGCGAAAACCAGGTGATTGTTTTTACAGAGTGGATGGGGCAAAGCCCTCAGATCATCGAAGACCAGGTAACATATCCTTTAGTGAGTAATCTGCAGGGCGTGCCTAAAGTAAAAAACATCCGCGGCACTTCTATGTTCGGGATGAGCTTTGTGTATGTTGTATTTGATGATGACGTAGATATTTATTGGGCACGAACAAGAGTGCTTGAAAGATTAAGTTATGCGCAACGTTTACTACCGCAAGGTGTAACGCCAACACTCGGTCCTGATGGTACAGGTGTGGGACATATTTTCTGGTATCATCTCGATGCTCCAAAAATTGATTTGGGTGAACAACGGGCACTACAGGATTGGTATGTAAAGTTTGCGTTACAAACAGTTCCCGGTGTTGCAGAAGTTGCATCATTCGGAGGATTTGAAAGACAATACCAGTTAGTTATTGATCCCGTAAAGCTGCAGTTCTATAATCTTTCTATGATGGATATAATGAACAAAGTAAAAGCGAATAACAATGATGTGGGCGGAAGAAAATTTGAAATGAGCAACATGGCATATATCATTCGCGGATTGGGTTACATAAAGAATGTTGGGGATATAGAAAACATCGCACTCGGCAATAACAATGGCATACCTGTTCGTGTAAAAGATATTGGTACAGTGCAAATGGGTCCTGATCTGCGTCTTGGCATTTTTGATGCAAATGGTGAAGGTGAGGTTGTCGGTGGTATTGTGGTGATGCGATATGGGGAGAATGCGGATAAAGTAATCAGTGATGTAAAGAAAAAAATGGGCGACATACAAAAAGGATTACCGGAAGGAGTTGGTTTCAAAATAGATTATGATCGCAGTGAACTCATCGAAGCAGCCATCGCCAACATCAAAGACAAATTGATAGAAGAAATAAGCATTGTATGTATTATCGTAATTGTTTTTCTGCTGCATTGGCGAAGCGCATTAAGCATCATTATTCAAATACCCATAACCATTGCCATCAGCTTTATTTTGCTTAATGCCTTTGGTTTATCCTCCAACATTATGTCATTGACGGGGATTGCATTAGCCATCGGTGTTATTGTGGATAATGGCATTATCATGAGTGAGAATGCATACAGGAATTTATCGGAGTGGCAGAACAGTAATGATCCCGGCTAA
- a CDS encoding efflux RND transporter permease subunit: MLKNKSYKKIPNDVRMNIIERACKQVSRGVFFSTVIIITSFLPVFLLTGQEGKLFGPLAYTKTFIMIVDALLVVTLAPVLISFFMRGRFRPESANPVNHFLERVYEPIVHLCIKWRKTTIAVMLIALGISIPMVMSLGTEFMPPLDEGTILFMPVTLPDVSNSEVKRILQVQDKILASVPEVKSVLGKAGRANTATDNSPISMIETILMLKPKDQWRKGMTKDSIINELNSKLQIPGVTNGWTQPIINRINMLSTGIRTDVGVKVYGQNLDSIYAFSQVIKKELQGINGVKDLYVEPITGGKYIDVNIKRDEIARYDLSVDDVNAVIETALGGAKITTTVEGRQRFSVNARFGQDYRNNIESLKRLQIQTMSFGPIPLQAVADIKITEGPPMINSENALLRGTVLFNVRERDLGSTVSEAQQKLNDAIGKMPKGYFIEWSGQYENLIRSEQTLKLITPIVLIVIFISMYFAFHSAREALLSLITLPFALIGGAYMIWFWGVNLSVAVAVGFIALFGLAVETNIVMVIYLNDAMQQLIAKKGNSRETITKDDLREYTIQGAAKRLRPKIMTVSVSLFALVPILWSSGVGSDVMKPIVLPMVGGVITSAIYILLVTPLIFLMSKEYELKKYGKIAVAEIKH; this comes from the coding sequence ATGCTAAAAAATAAGTCATATAAAAAAATACCCAACGATGTTCGAATGAATATCATCGAGCGTGCCTGTAAACAGGTTTCGCGTGGTGTATTTTTTTCAACAGTTATTATCATCACATCTTTTCTTCCTGTATTCTTATTAACGGGACAAGAAGGAAAATTATTCGGTCCGTTGGCATACACAAAAACATTCATCATGATAGTGGATGCGTTATTGGTTGTTACACTTGCACCGGTGCTGATCTCATTTTTTATGCGTGGCAGGTTTCGCCCTGAAAGCGCTAACCCTGTTAATCACTTTCTTGAAAGAGTGTATGAGCCGATAGTTCATCTTTGCATCAAATGGCGCAAAACAACTATTGCTGTCATGCTTATTGCGCTTGGTATCAGTATTCCAATGGTAATGAGTTTGGGTACAGAGTTTATGCCGCCATTAGATGAAGGGACCATTCTTTTTATGCCTGTTACATTACCAGATGTATCAAACAGTGAAGTGAAACGCATTTTACAGGTACAGGATAAAATTCTTGCATCGGTACCCGAAGTAAAGTCAGTGTTGGGCAAAGCAGGCAGAGCGAATACTGCAACGGATAATTCACCTATAAGCATGATTGAAACTATTCTCATGCTGAAACCAAAAGATCAGTGGCGCAAGGGAATGACAAAGGATAGTATCATTAACGAACTCAATAGTAAACTACAAATACCAGGTGTAACAAATGGGTGGACACAACCAATCATCAATCGCATCAACATGCTTTCGACAGGTATAAGAACCGATGTTGGTGTAAAAGTGTATGGCCAAAATCTCGACAGCATCTATGCTTTCTCGCAGGTAATAAAAAAAGAATTACAAGGTATAAATGGCGTGAAGGATTTATATGTAGAACCAATAACAGGCGGCAAGTATATTGATGTAAATATTAAGCGTGATGAAATTGCCCGTTATGATTTAAGTGTAGATGATGTAAATGCTGTAATTGAAACTGCATTGGGCGGAGCAAAAATAACAACAACTGTTGAAGGTCGCCAGCGCTTTTCTGTTAACGCCAGATTTGGACAAGATTACCGCAATAATATAGAATCATTGAAACGTTTGCAAATTCAAACAATGAGTTTTGGTCCAATCCCGCTGCAGGCTGTTGCCGATATCAAAATCACAGAAGGTCCGCCCATGATCAATTCTGAGAATGCTTTGTTACGCGGTACTGTTTTATTCAATGTGCGTGAAAGAGATTTGGGAAGCACTGTATCTGAAGCACAACAAAAACTAAATGATGCAATTGGCAAAATGCCGAAAGGCTATTTTATCGAGTGGAGCGGACAGTACGAAAACCTTATCCGCAGTGAGCAAACGTTGAAGCTTATTACGCCGATTGTGCTTATTGTTATTTTCATCAGTATGTACTTTGCTTTTCATTCTGCACGCGAAGCCTTGCTTAGTTTGATAACGCTTCCTTTTGCTTTGATTGGCGGCGCCTACATGATCTGGTTTTGGGGTGTGAATTTATCCGTGGCTGTTGCTGTTGGTTTTATTGCATTGTTTGGACTCGCGGTTGAAACAAATATCGTAATGGTTATTTATCTCAATGATGCCATGCAACAACTGATTGCAAAAAAAGGAAATTCAAGAGAAACAATTACAAAGGATGATTTACGCGAATACACTATACAAGGTGCAGCAAAAAGACTGCGCCCCAAAATAATGACAGTAAGCGTCTCACTGTTCGCACTCGTTCCCATTCTCTGGAGCAGCGGTGTAGGCAGCGATGTAATGAAGCCAATCGTATTGCCGATGGTTGGTGGTGTTATCACTTCAGCGATTTACATTTTACTGGTTACTCCACTCATCTTTTTAATGAGCAAAGAATATGAATTGAAGAAATATGGAAAGATTGCTGTAGCAGAAATAAAGCATTAA
- a CDS encoding heavy-metal-associated domain-containing protein, with protein MKTFKLLLAAIVLLATTSAAHAQSDKSQRTIGIKTQNIKVLGTCDMDKRRIENSAYKIDGIKSAVWDLNTQTLTIKYSVFKKDAPDNAQKTIASLGNDTEKYKADDTAYMNLPECCHYRKS; from the coding sequence ATGAAAACGTTTAAACTATTGTTAGCAGCAATAGTATTGCTTGCAACAACTTCTGCTGCGCATGCGCAGAGTGACAAATCTCAAAGAACAATTGGTATTAAAACACAAAACATTAAAGTGCTTGGCACATGCGATATGGATAAACGCCGCATTGAAAATTCCGCTTATAAAATTGATGGAATAAAATCAGCAGTGTGGGATTTAAATACACAAACACTCACAATTAAATACAGTGTTTTTAAAAAAGATGCGCCGGATAATGCACAGAAAACAATTGCATCGCTCGGTAACGACACTGAAAAATATAAGGCAGATGACACTGCTTATATGAACTTACCCGAATGCTGCCATTATCGTAAAAGCTAA
- a CDS encoding HYC_CC_PP family protein, with protein sequence MKNIRSIQLKAAFLMVIFSLNIIVGFACAMGLDMGFNSHHHDEEATIADNHSHKHYKSHHHDEADSRNSSKEGKDNCCNDKVTKFAQLDKSVPQGYSADINPAFFTSFVSVFYQTNIFSLYSKDTSIKYFVRSSPPTIPDIRIAIQSFLI encoded by the coding sequence ATGAAGAATATCAGGTCCATACAATTAAAAGCAGCGTTTCTGATGGTGATTTTCTCCCTGAATATCATCGTTGGCTTTGCTTGTGCCATGGGTTTGGATATGGGCTTTAATTCTCATCATCATGACGAAGAAGCAACAATAGCTGATAATCATTCTCACAAGCACTATAAGTCACATCATCACGATGAGGCCGATAGTCGCAATAGTTCAAAAGAAGGCAAAGACAATTGCTGTAATGATAAAGTAACCAAGTTTGCCCAATTAGATAAATCAGTACCGCAGGGTTATAGTGCCGATATTAACCCGGCGTTTTTTACTTCGTTCGTTTCTGTATTTTATCAAACCAATATTTTTTCTCTTTATTCAAAAGACACAAGTATTAAGTACTTCGTCCGAAGTTCCCCGCCTACCATACCGGACATTCGCATAGCAATTCAGAGTTTCCTGATTTGA